The following coding sequences lie in one Methanothermobacter sp. MT-2 genomic window:
- a CDS encoding UDP-N-acetylglucosamine pyrophosphorylase related protein yields the protein MPKALVRLCNDKTILDHQLENLERITEPENIRVVIGYKGGLIRKRHPNLKYVINRRYNITNTSKSLLLGLEDLDDDVLWLNGDVVFDPQILNLILEEKNENLVCVDNKKVGEEEVKYNLTSDGYIKKLSKNIPDGLGEAVGINYVKRETLPVLRESLRECEDQDYFEKGIEKSIKKGEKFKALNIQDNFCIEVDFPKDLEKAREYCKEAIK from the coding sequence TTGCCAAAGGCCCTTGTAAGGTTATGTAATGATAAAACCATACTTGACCATCAACTAGAAAATCTTGAAAGGATAACAGAACCAGAAAACATAAGGGTTGTAATAGGATACAAGGGTGGGCTGATAAGAAAAAGGCACCCGAACCTTAAATATGTTATAAATAGACGATACAATATTACAAACACTTCAAAAAGCCTTCTCCTAGGCTTGGAGGATCTGGATGATGATGTATTATGGTTAAATGGTGATGTGGTATTTGATCCGCAAATACTCAATCTTATCCTAGAAGAAAAAAATGAAAACCTTGTATGTGTAGATAACAAGAAAGTCGGCGAAGAAGAAGTTAAATACAATCTCACAAGTGACGGGTACATTAAAAAACTTTCAAAGAACATCCCAGATGGTCTGGGTGAGGCTGTTGGGATAAACTATGTTAAAAGGGAAACCCTACCAGTTTTAAGGGAGTCGCTAAGAGAATGTGAAGACCAAGACTATTTCGAAAAGGGCATCGAAAAATCAATAAAAAAAGGTGAAAAGTTTAAGGCCCTTAACATCCAAGACAATTTCTGTATAGAAGTTGATTTCCCAAAAGACTTGGAAAAAGCCCGGGAATATTGCAAGGAGGCCATCAAATGA
- a CDS encoding putative glycosyltransferase — MYDLASQQVAMGHDVTVYTSDGFKKRVKVEKNTPVNVDGIRTYYFRNLSIYLTGKFNMPLPYYLPVVALREIKTFDVIHIHEHRTFLAVLTSILARRYNIPYIVQPHGSAPRMTKSLQKKFFDKLIGNKIIYNAKRIIASSSIESKYYIEVYPKLEKNMITRLPNPVNIPEIPDRGSFKRKWGLEKNKIIIYLGRIHEKKGLDLLVKAFHKIKNENLKLVIIGPDDHYLGRLKKLISDLELDDRILLTGPLYDRDKFEALVDADVFILPSKEYESFGMAAAEAIACGTPVIVTSNCGISEWMEPSSGLIVEADEKKLRNAMMIILENPERFHPQVPRMFKIEKIANGIEEIYKDAINGYK; from the coding sequence GTGTATGATCTTGCAAGTCAACAGGTAGCGATGGGACATGATGTGACAGTCTATACAAGTGACGGGTTTAAAAAAAGAGTTAAAGTGGAAAAGAACACCCCTGTGAATGTTGATGGTATAAGAACATACTATTTCAGAAACCTTTCAATTTACCTAACAGGAAAATTTAACATGCCTTTACCCTATTATCTCCCAGTAGTCGCCTTAAGGGAGATAAAAACCTTTGATGTGATCCATATACATGAACATAGAACATTCCTGGCAGTTCTAACATCCATACTCGCAAGAAGATATAATATACCATATATTGTCCAGCCACATGGATCCGCGCCAAGGATGACAAAGAGCCTGCAGAAAAAATTCTTCGACAAATTAATAGGCAACAAGATAATATACAATGCAAAACGTATAATAGCATCCTCAAGTATAGAATCCAAATACTACATAGAAGTCTACCCCAAACTAGAAAAGAACATGATAACCAGACTCCCAAATCCTGTGAACATCCCAGAAATCCCAGATAGAGGATCTTTCAAGAGAAAATGGGGACTCGAAAAAAACAAGATAATAATATATCTTGGAAGAATCCATGAAAAAAAGGGTCTGGACTTACTGGTTAAAGCATTCCATAAAATAAAAAATGAAAACCTGAAACTTGTTATCATAGGCCCAGACGACCACTACCTTGGAAGATTGAAAAAGTTAATCTCAGACCTTGAATTAGATGATAGGATACTCTTAACAGGTCCATTATATGACCGTGATAAATTCGAGGCCCTTGTTGATGCTGACGTTTTCATACTACCCTCAAAGGAATATGAGTCCTTTGGCATGGCTGCTGCCGAGGCCATTGCTTGTGGCACTCCAGTCATTGTAACATCCAATTGTGGGATTTCAGAGTGGATGGAGCCGTCCTCTGGTCTCATAGTCGAAGCCGATGAAAAGAAATTAAGAAATGCGATGATGATAATATTAGAAAACCCGGAAAGGTTTCATCCGCAGGTGCCGAGAATGTTCAAGATCGAGAAAATCGCCAATGGCATCGAGGAGATCTACAAGGATGCGATCAATGGATACAAGTAG
- a CDS encoding dTDP-glucose 4,6-dehydratase-like protein: METQRILVTGGAGFIGTNLVNELKNRGHEVISLDLMHTELEDYLRADVREYRQVERVFEDYEFDYVYHLAAEYGRWNGEAYYENLWRTNVIGTKNIIRLQEKLGFRMIFFSSAEVYGDYTGVMTEDVMEKNPIKDTYQMNDYAMTKWVGELMCINSARMFGTETVRVRPVNCYGPHEKYTPYKGFIPIFIYHALHNKPYTVYKGHKRIIDYVEDSVRTFANIVDNFIPGEVYNVGGRPEWEHDIKEYSDMVLEAVGRDDSIVTYKEAEPFTTKVKTIDCSKAERDLKHNPRIPPEEGIKRTVQWMKWYYRIGSSDR, encoded by the coding sequence ATGGAAACTCAGAGGATACTTGTCACCGGAGGAGCTGGATTCATAGGAACCAACCTTGTTAATGAACTTAAAAATAGGGGCCATGAGGTTATAAGCCTAGATCTTATGCACACCGAACTCGAAGATTATCTGAGAGCCGATGTAAGAGAATACAGACAAGTTGAAAGAGTCTTTGAAGATTATGAATTTGATTATGTTTATCATCTAGCAGCCGAATATGGCAGATGGAATGGTGAAGCATACTATGAAAACCTTTGGAGGACCAATGTCATCGGCACAAAGAATATTATCAGATTACAGGAAAAACTAGGCTTTAGAATGATATTCTTCTCCTCGGCAGAAGTCTATGGAGACTATACTGGTGTCATGACAGAAGATGTTATGGAGAAGAACCCGATAAAGGACACCTACCAGATGAATGACTATGCCATGACCAAATGGGTTGGAGAACTCATGTGCATAAATTCTGCGCGGATGTTCGGCACAGAAACAGTAAGAGTAAGACCAGTTAACTGTTACGGACCCCACGAAAAATACACACCATACAAGGGATTCATACCAATATTCATATACCATGCACTACACAACAAACCATACACAGTCTATAAAGGCCATAAGCGTATAATAGACTATGTGGAAGATTCTGTGAGGACATTCGCCAACATAGTAGATAATTTCATCCCAGGAGAAGTTTATAATGTTGGCGGCCGCCCTGAATGGGAGCATGACATAAAAGAATATTCAGATATGGTGCTTGAAGCTGTTGGAAGGGACGACTCCATAGTAACTTATAAAGAGGCCGAGCCCTTCACAACAAAAGTTAAAACAATTGACTGTTCCAAGGCCGAACGAGACCTTAAACATAATCCTAGGATACCCCCAGAGGAGGGTATAAAGCGCACAGTTCAATGGATGAAATGGTACTATAGGATAGGGAGTTCAGACAGATGA
- a CDS encoding dolichyl-phosphate mannose synthase-like protein: MKIAALIPAYNEELTIGSIVLLCREYVDEVIVVDDGSSDKTAEIAKAAGAKVIRHDINLGKGAALKTGFRVADADIIVTLDGDGQHDPSEIPKLIKPIIDGEADIVNGSRYLSGSDKNTPFYRRVGQKILDKATNISTRLEITDTQSGFRAFSKDSIPYFRFKENGFAIESEMLSDAAESNLKIVEVEIGVTYDVEGSTKHPISHGASVLYRIVRDMEIRRPLYYFTFPGLIIVTIGAILTLIFLRDYIIGKSIHMGPTILAIMLTLFGTFFMFTGIILDSMKKMITHIQKR; encoded by the coding sequence ATGAAAATAGCAGCCCTGATACCAGCATACAATGAAGAATTAACCATTGGGAGTATAGTATTGCTCTGTAGGGAATATGTAGATGAGGTTATCGTCGTTGATGATGGGAGCAGCGACAAGACAGCCGAGATAGCCAAGGCGGCTGGTGCGAAGGTTATAAGACATGATATTAATCTTGGGAAAGGAGCCGCGCTTAAAACAGGTTTCAGGGTTGCTGATGCTGATATAATAGTTACCTTGGATGGTGACGGTCAACACGACCCATCAGAGATACCTAAACTCATAAAACCTATAATAGATGGTGAAGCAGACATTGTAAACGGAAGCCGCTACCTATCAGGTTCAGATAAAAACACACCATTCTATAGAAGGGTTGGACAGAAAATACTTGACAAAGCAACTAACATATCAACCAGACTAGAAATAACAGACACCCAAAGCGGCTTCAGAGCATTCTCAAAGGACAGCATACCATACTTCAGATTCAAAGAGAATGGATTCGCAATAGAAAGTGAAATGCTATCAGATGCCGCTGAATCAAACCTTAAAATAGTAGAAGTCGAAATAGGGGTCACCTATGATGTTGAAGGATCCACAAAACATCCCATAAGCCACGGAGCATCAGTACTCTACAGGATAGTCAGAGACATGGAAATAAGACGGCCACTATACTATTTCACCTTCCCAGGACTCATAATAGTAACCATTGGAGCCATACTCACATTAATATTCCTAAGAGACTACATCATAGGTAAAAGCATCCATATGGGGCCAACTATACTCGCAATAATGCTAACATTATTCGGAACATTCTTCATGTTCACAGGCATCATATTAGATTCAATGAAAAAGATGATAACTCATATCCAAAAAAGATGA
- a CDS encoding UDP-glucose 4-epimerase-like protein, whose translation MKDIHAYDGKCILITGGAGCIGSNLSRKLGEAGAHVIILDNLSSSYEWNIPQLENIEFIKGDILDDEILKRVYKEKPEYVFHLAAHFANQNSVDHPEEDLIVNGLGTLKVLEYAQLIGVERFIYSSSGCGVYGLDSKIPFKEDDISISLHTPYQVTKLLGELYTNYFHNLYDLPIVNARFFNVYGPGEVPGKYRNVIPNFFYWAMNNQPLPITGDGTETRDWTFVEDIINGLIAMGVRRKAIGEAINLGSGQEHQVIEMANIINELTGNKAGIIYKPRREWDAKTRLLSSIEKAKKLLDYEPKTTFKEGLRKTYQWFKENWELIQKSAEF comes from the coding sequence ATGAAAGATATTCACGCCTATGATGGTAAATGCATACTCATAACAGGAGGTGCCGGTTGCATTGGCAGCAACCTTTCAAGAAAACTTGGCGAGGCAGGAGCACATGTAATCATCCTAGATAATCTATCATCCAGCTACGAATGGAACATCCCACAACTAGAAAACATAGAATTCATAAAAGGAGATATACTCGACGACGAAATCCTGAAAAGAGTCTACAAAGAAAAACCAGAATATGTTTTCCACCTCGCAGCCCACTTCGCCAACCAAAACAGCGTAGACCACCCAGAAGAAGATCTCATCGTCAACGGCCTCGGCACCCTAAAAGTCCTAGAATACGCGCAACTCATAGGAGTTGAAAGATTTATCTACTCATCATCTGGCTGCGGAGTCTATGGACTAGATTCAAAGATACCATTCAAAGAAGATGACATCTCAATTTCACTCCACACACCATACCAGGTCACAAAACTCCTAGGAGAATTATACACCAACTATTTCCACAACCTTTACGATCTGCCAATTGTAAACGCAAGATTCTTCAACGTCTATGGGCCAGGGGAAGTCCCAGGGAAATACCGGAACGTCATACCAAACTTCTTCTACTGGGCCATGAACAACCAGCCACTCCCAATAACAGGAGACGGCACCGAAACAAGAGACTGGACCTTCGTAGAAGACATAATAAATGGTCTGATAGCCATGGGAGTTCGCAGAAAAGCCATAGGTGAAGCCATAAACCTCGGATCAGGACAAGAACACCAGGTAATAGAAATGGCCAACATCATCAATGAACTCACAGGAAACAAGGCCGGGATCATATACAAGCCAAGAAGAGAATGGGATGCTAAAACCCGCCTATTATCATCCATAGAAAAGGCAAAAAAACTCCTAGATTATGAGCCGAAGACAACATTCAAGGAAGGTCTTAGAAAAACATACCAATGGTTCAAGGAAAACTGGGAACTCATACAAAAAAGCGCCGAATTCTAA
- a CDS encoding beta-lactamase superfamily hydrolase — MDDFATITQKRMTGGLRIDNLEGKNIHIDPGPGALIRSYQFGLNPRRLNAILVSHSHTDHYTDAEVLIEAMTRGMTRNRGMVIGSLSVIKGYKDWGPCISKYHLSRTENIILKEGDTTTLDNIKITATKTVHGDPTCIGFKFQTSKITISYTSDTAYFNELGSYHRGADVLIASVIRPDNEHIKGHMCSDDFKVLIEEVKPKLAIMTHLGMKMIFNDPDGEAQRIQDETGVEVIAARDGMRINLEHLTDHQLTLDNYDQPR, encoded by the coding sequence GTGGACGATTTCGCCACAATCACCCAGAAAAGGATGACTGGCGGGTTAAGAATAGATAACCTTGAAGGTAAAAACATCCACATAGACCCAGGACCAGGGGCTCTCATAAGATCATACCAATTCGGGTTAAACCCCCGCAGATTAAACGCTATACTAGTTTCACATTCACACACAGACCATTATACAGACGCTGAAGTCCTAATCGAGGCCATGACAAGGGGCATGACCCGTAACAGGGGCATGGTAATAGGGAGTCTTAGTGTGATAAAAGGCTACAAGGATTGGGGCCCCTGCATATCCAAGTATCATCTAAGCCGGACAGAGAACATAATATTAAAAGAAGGTGATACAACAACCCTGGATAATATAAAAATCACAGCCACGAAAACAGTCCATGGAGACCCTACATGTATTGGTTTCAAGTTTCAAACATCTAAGATAACAATATCATATACCTCAGATACAGCCTATTTCAATGAACTTGGATCATATCATCGCGGCGCCGATGTCCTAATAGCAAGTGTTATAAGACCAGACAATGAGCATATAAAAGGGCATATGTGCTCAGATGACTTCAAAGTTCTCATAGAAGAGGTTAAACCTAAACTTGCGATAATGACGCATCTTGGCATGAAGATGATATTCAATGATCCTGATGGTGAAGCCCAGAGAATACAAGATGAGACAGGTGTCGAGGTTATAGCTGCAAGGGATGGTATGCGCATAAACTTGGAACATTTAACAGATCATCAGTTAACATTGGATAATTATGATCAGCCCCGGTAG
- a CDS encoding copper-transporting ATPase: MDTFKQRLIICILLTISLILLWIVESPLKNQSTLLISTIIFFYGGQPLFKAAIKELKNKNLGSMSLVTITITIAYIYIILMSIEGKVTIVSIELALIINIILSGRWIETKLTEGILKPLKEPENSIPPITRLIEDGKIKEIHTETIKPGDLILVKKGEIIPSDGIIIKGSTTIQPTTGKITVKGPGETVTATSLNIKSPILVETTKVGEESFVSQLIKVLKRKNETKIQESINKIVSIFILIIIAVAITTFIYWENTTLAIEHALTVLIVASPQAIRLAAPIPILVSAVIAAKNGIIIKNKNSHENARQIDAIAFNKTGTLTMGKFKVTDIISFDKELEEGDIINYVAAIESKSQHPIAKGIREVVKEPLPVKKLKKIQGKGITGCVGDAKIQIINYKHLNDLGFRIENPEILEMTEKGKTVIFVVINDELKGCIGLTDKIKKEAKKTIKTLKDNGIKCIMLTGDNKKVAKWTAKELGLDEYYAELTAEEKSEKIKKMQEDGLKVAMIGQADDMPAIKQANLGIAMITHPNIDIENPDIILTEDNLLEIPRILELATATHNKIKENLTWATIYNTITIPIATGILQNQNISINAPIGAALMILSIMIVILNAKTLHG; this comes from the coding sequence ATGGACACCTTTAAACAACGACTCATAATCTGCATACTATTAACAATAAGCCTAATCCTACTATGGATAGTGGAATCACCCCTAAAAAACCAGAGCACACTACTCATATCAACCATAATATTCTTCTATGGAGGCCAACCCCTATTCAAGGCCGCCATAAAAGAACTAAAGAACAAAAACCTAGGATCCATGAGCCTAGTCACTATCACAATCACAATAGCATACATTTATATCATACTAATGTCAATAGAGGGCAAAGTTACAATAGTCTCCATAGAACTGGCCCTAATCATCAACATAATATTATCCGGGCGCTGGATTGAAACAAAACTAACAGAAGGTATACTAAAACCCCTAAAAGAACCTGAAAATAGCATACCACCCATAACACGTCTCATAGAAGATGGGAAAATCAAAGAAATCCACACCGAAACCATAAAACCAGGAGACCTAATACTAGTAAAAAAAGGAGAGATAATACCATCAGATGGTATAATAATAAAAGGTTCAACCACAATACAACCAACCACAGGAAAAATCACAGTGAAAGGGCCGGGAGAAACTGTAACAGCCACTTCACTAAACATCAAAAGCCCCATTCTGGTGGAAACCACAAAAGTCGGTGAAGAATCATTCGTTTCCCAGTTAATAAAAGTTTTAAAAAGAAAAAACGAGACCAAGATACAAGAATCCATAAACAAAATCGTATCAATTTTCATTCTAATAATAATTGCAGTGGCAATAACCACATTCATATACTGGGAGAACACAACACTGGCAATAGAACACGCACTAACAGTACTTATTGTGGCATCACCACAAGCCATAAGACTAGCAGCACCCATCCCAATACTTGTATCAGCAGTAATCGCGGCAAAAAATGGTATAATCATAAAAAATAAAAATTCACATGAAAACGCACGCCAAATAGATGCCATAGCATTCAACAAAACAGGAACCCTTACAATGGGGAAATTCAAAGTAACAGACATCATATCATTCGATAAAGAACTTGAAGAAGGCGACATAATAAACTATGTAGCTGCCATAGAATCCAAAAGCCAGCACCCAATAGCAAAAGGCATACGAGAAGTGGTCAAAGAACCACTACCAGTGAAAAAACTCAAAAAAATCCAAGGAAAAGGCATCACAGGATGCGTTGGAGACGCTAAAATCCAAATCATAAACTATAAACACCTAAATGATCTAGGATTCCGGATAGAAAACCCAGAAATCTTGGAGATGACTGAAAAGGGAAAAACAGTCATCTTCGTAGTCATCAACGATGAACTGAAAGGATGCATAGGACTCACAGACAAAATAAAAAAAGAGGCTAAAAAGACGATAAAAACACTTAAAGACAATGGAATAAAATGTATCATGCTAACAGGAGACAATAAAAAAGTTGCAAAATGGACAGCTAAAGAACTTGGATTAGACGAATACTATGCAGAACTCACAGCCGAAGAAAAATCCGAAAAGATCAAAAAAATGCAAGAAGATGGACTAAAAGTTGCCATGATAGGCCAAGCCGATGACATGCCAGCCATAAAACAAGCCAACCTAGGCATAGCCATGATAACACACCCAAACATAGACATTGAAAACCCAGACATAATACTCACAGAAGACAATCTACTAGAAATTCCAAGAATACTGGAACTTGCCACAGCAACACACAACAAAATAAAAGAAAACCTCACATGGGCAACCATCTACAATACAATAACAATACCCATCGCCACAGGAATCCTACAAAACCAGAACATAAGTATAAACGCGCCAATAGGCGCCGCACTAATGATATTAAGTATCATGATCGTGATACTGAACGCTAAAACCCTCCACGGCTGA
- a CDS encoding rubrerythrin, with translation MKKTLENLVKAFIGESQARNRYTFYAKIAKKEGFEQISEIFLVTAENEREHAKWLFRMIQELKEDNDTITVEAEAPLTLSDTTENLKAAIKGENYEYSEMYPEFADTAEKEGYTNIAKRLRAIAKAEKHHEERYKKLLELVESNKLYNKDKEVTWVCRKCGYTHKGKKPPEKCPSCDHPSRYFEIKCEKY, from the coding sequence ATGAAAAAAACACTTGAAAATTTAGTTAAAGCTTTTATTGGTGAAAGCCAAGCCAGAAACAGATACACATTCTATGCTAAGATAGCGAAAAAGGAAGGATTTGAACAAATCTCTGAAATATTCCTAGTAACGGCAGAAAATGAGAGAGAACATGCAAAATGGCTTTTCCGGATGATACAAGAACTAAAAGAAGATAATGACACGATAACAGTAGAGGCAGAAGCCCCATTAACACTATCAGACACCACAGAGAACCTAAAAGCGGCTATAAAAGGGGAGAACTATGAATATAGTGAAATGTACCCCGAATTCGCGGACACAGCTGAAAAAGAAGGATACACCAACATAGCCAAACGCCTAAGAGCCATAGCAAAAGCCGAAAAACACCATGAAGAAAGATACAAAAAACTCCTAGAACTTGTAGAATCCAATAAACTTTACAACAAGGACAAGGAGGTCACATGGGTATGTAGAAAATGCGGCTACACACATAAAGGTAAAAAACCGCCAGAAAAATGTCCATCATGCGACCATCCAAGCAGATACTTCGAAATAAAATGTGAAAAATACTAG
- a CDS encoding superoxide reductase, with amino-acid sequence MTSINQIFRCNICGNIVEILNPGEGRLVCCGQPMELLLARHTDVGPEKHIPIIEKTDEGLKVKVGEEDHPMEEEHYIQWIEIILDNKVLRKTLKPGDKPEARFAEKPTGKIFIRAYCNIHGLWHD; translated from the coding sequence TTGACAAGCATCAACCAAATATTCAGATGCAACATATGCGGAAACATAGTCGAAATACTCAACCCAGGTGAAGGGCGCCTAGTATGCTGCGGCCAACCAATGGAACTATTACTAGCCAGACACACAGACGTCGGCCCCGAAAAACACATCCCAATAATAGAAAAGACAGATGAAGGCTTAAAGGTGAAGGTTGGTGAAGAGGATCATCCAATGGAAGAAGAACATTACATCCAATGGATAGAAATCATCCTAGATAATAAAGTGTTAAGGAAAACCCTTAAACCAGGTGATAAACCAGAGGCAAGATTCGCAGAGAAACCCACAGGAAAGATCTTTATAAGAGCATATTGTAACATCCATGGACTATGGCACGACTAA
- a CDS encoding rubredoxin, which yields MDKYQCQMCGYIYDPEEGDPNQGIEPGTPFEDLPEDWTCPICGVGKDQFKKID from the coding sequence ATGGACAAATATCAATGTCAAATGTGCGGATACATATATGACCCAGAAGAAGGAGATCCCAACCAGGGTATAGAACCTGGAACACCCTTCGAGGATCTGCCAGAAGATTGGACCTGCCCCATCTGTGGAGTGGGAAAGGACCAATTCAAAAAGATTGATTAA
- a CDS encoding flavoprotein A homolog codes for MAIKKIANDIYTIQTFDWDRQSFDNILKTPKGTTYNSFLIMDEKNILIDSTEPSKAKELLENLKSLDIKIDYIISQHAEQDHSGAIPTLLKEYPNAKIIGTKPAKELLENLLGIPQEKILTIEDGESLKTGQHQLKFIVTPWVHWPDTMVTYLSPEGILFSCDFFGSHLATTKTISEPEDIKEEAKRYYAHIMMPFAQMIQKNLDKLKDLKIEMIAPSHGPIIEKPEVIVDFYERWSTETSRKVVIAYVSMHGSTKLMVEHLTKTLLDLNVNLRVLNLANTDSSEIIMELVDSAALIIASPTVLTRPHPLVASTLYLVNMLKPPIKYFALIGSYGWGTLIEKETKKLLSTINVEFLDPVLVKGQPLREDFERLDKLAHEIKEKLEMIKKC; via the coding sequence ATGGCAATTAAAAAAATAGCCAACGACATATATACTATACAAACCTTTGACTGGGACAGGCAAAGCTTTGACAACATCCTCAAAACACCCAAAGGCACAACATACAACTCATTTTTGATAATGGATGAAAAGAACATCCTAATAGATTCAACAGAACCATCAAAGGCAAAAGAACTCCTCGAAAACCTAAAATCATTAGACATTAAAATCGACTATATAATATCACAACATGCAGAACAAGACCACTCAGGAGCAATACCCACCCTACTAAAAGAATATCCAAACGCAAAGATCATAGGAACAAAACCGGCAAAAGAACTCCTCGAAAACCTACTAGGAATCCCCCAAGAAAAAATCCTTACAATAGAAGATGGTGAAAGCCTAAAAACTGGCCAACACCAACTAAAATTCATAGTAACGCCTTGGGTTCATTGGCCAGATACCATGGTAACATACCTTTCACCAGAAGGTATACTATTCTCTTGCGATTTCTTCGGGTCCCATCTTGCAACTACAAAGACAATATCAGAGCCAGAGGATATCAAAGAGGAGGCTAAAAGATACTATGCACATATAATGATGCCATTCGCCCAGATGATACAAAAAAACCTGGATAAACTCAAAGACCTTAAAATAGAGATGATAGCCCCTTCACACGGCCCAATCATAGAAAAACCAGAGGTCATAGTAGACTTCTACGAGAGATGGTCAACTGAAACATCAAGGAAGGTAGTCATTGCATATGTTTCGATGCATGGAAGCACAAAACTCATGGTCGAACACCTCACAAAAACACTACTAGACTTAAATGTTAACCTTAGAGTATTAAACCTTGCAAATACTGACAGCAGCGAAATCATCATGGAACTTGTTGATTCAGCAGCCCTAATCATAGCCTCGCCAACAGTACTCACAAGACCCCACCCACTGGTAGCATCAACATTATATCTTGTTAACATGCTAAAACCGCCAATAAAATATTTTGCACTTATAGGCTCGTATGGATGGGGCACCCTAATCGAAAAAGAAACCAAAAAGCTACTATCAACCATTAACGTCGAATTCCTGGATCCAGTGCTTGTTAAAGGCCAACCCCTAAGAGAAGATTTTGAAAGATTAGACAAACTTGCACATGAAATAAAAGAGAAATTGGAGATGATAAAAAAATGTTGA
- a CDS encoding ferritin encodes MLSKRMEDALNRQLNAELYSAYLYLSMAAYYEASDLPGFANWMRVQAQEELTHAMKFFDYIIRRDGRVTLKAIEKPPDEWDSPVDVSTHVLEHERKVTGLINDLVDLALEEKDHATYNFLQWFVAEQVEEEESASELLRKVKMASESPAGILMVDNELGGRVFNPPTNEKE; translated from the coding sequence ATGTTGAGTAAAAGGATGGAAGATGCCCTAAACCGGCAATTAAACGCCGAATTATACTCGGCCTACCTATATCTTTCGATGGCCGCATATTATGAGGCCTCTGATTTGCCAGGTTTTGCGAATTGGATGCGGGTCCAGGCACAAGAAGAATTAACCCATGCCATGAAATTCTTTGATTATATCATCCGGAGAGATGGGCGAGTAACCCTCAAGGCTATTGAAAAGCCGCCAGATGAGTGGGATTCACCGGTAGATGTGAGTACACATGTACTAGAACATGAGAGGAAGGTAACAGGCCTCATAAACGATCTTGTTGATTTGGCCTTGGAGGAGAAGGATCATGCCACCTACAACTTCCTCCAATGGTTCGTGGCAGAACAAGTTGAAGAAGAAGAGTCAGCATCAGAACTCCTCAGAAAGGTTAAAATGGCATCCGAATCGCCGGCAGGCATACTCATGGTAGATAATGAGCTTGGAGGAAGAGTATTTAATCCACCAACAAATGAAAAGGAGTAG
- a CDS encoding peroxiredoxin, with protein sequence MENEGMPLIGDKFPEMEVQTTHGMMKLPTEYKGKWFILFSHPADFTPVCTTEFVAFQKRYPKFRELNCELIGLSVDQVFSHLKWTEWIKENLEVEIEFPIIADTGKVADTLGLIHPARPTNTVRAVFIIDPESIIRAILYYPQELGRNMDEILRMIKGFRTIDKEGVALPANWPNNEIVDDGVIIPPPTDVKTAKERKGKENCYDWWLCYKKI encoded by the coding sequence ATGGAAAATGAAGGCATGCCCCTGATAGGGGATAAATTCCCGGAAATGGAAGTGCAAACAACACATGGGATGATGAAACTGCCAACAGAATACAAGGGAAAATGGTTCATATTATTCAGCCACCCAGCAGATTTCACACCAGTCTGCACAACAGAATTTGTAGCATTCCAGAAAAGATACCCAAAATTCAGGGAACTAAACTGTGAACTAATAGGATTAAGCGTAGACCAAGTATTCTCACACCTAAAATGGACAGAATGGATAAAAGAAAACCTAGAAGTAGAAATCGAATTTCCCATAATCGCAGACACAGGAAAAGTAGCTGACACACTCGGCCTAATACATCCTGCAAGACCAACCAACACAGTAAGGGCAGTTTTCATCATAGACCCGGAGAGTATAATAAGGGCCATACTTTATTATCCCCAGGAGCTTGGACGTAACATGGATGAGATACTCCGCATGATAAAAGGTTTCAGGACAATCGATAAAGAAGGCGTCGCCCTACCAGCTAACTGGCCCAATAACGAGATAGTTGATGATGGTGTTATCATACCACCACCAACGGACGTGAAAACAGCGAAAGAAAGGAAGGGTAAAGAGAACTGTTATGATTGGTGGCTTTGCTACAAAAAAATCTAA